In Halococcus hamelinensis 100A6, a single genomic region encodes these proteins:
- a CDS encoding ornithine cyclodeaminase family domain: MTVSREVELSGHIIDSGMMQSCFVAIMDLGGSFEVEEFRVGRTEVEESYARLTVLADTEDDLRSIVHELHQNGANPSHPVDASLDPAPDDQVVPPDFYSTTNHPTDVRHDGEWVTVERIEMDCAVVVEENESRSDSTASGERSEPRAADDSSDGVRAYTKVLNAIEEGDLVVTGETGIRVRPPERPRGREGAFGFMQGGVSSERPSKSTISKVADAIAETKREGGSVLAVCGPALIHSGAREALARLVREGYVDMLSAGNGFAVHDLERDVYGTSLGMDTETLDHPRKGHKHHIYTISQVIRAGSIRDAVEQGLVESGVMYECVTNDRPFVLAGSIRDDGPLPDTMTDAVEAQNAIREQAHEADMVLMLSTLLHSVAVGNCLPSSTRVICVDINPATVTQLLDRGSAQAVGMVTDVGTFVPILAEQLLDE, encoded by the coding sequence ATGACAGTCTCACGCGAGGTCGAGCTCTCGGGGCACATCATCGACTCGGGGATGATGCAGTCCTGTTTCGTCGCGATCATGGATCTGGGAGGGTCCTTCGAGGTCGAGGAGTTCCGGGTCGGTCGAACCGAGGTCGAGGAGTCCTACGCCCGGCTGACGGTGCTCGCCGACACGGAGGACGACCTTCGGTCGATCGTCCACGAACTCCACCAGAACGGCGCGAACCCCTCCCATCCGGTCGACGCGAGCCTCGACCCCGCGCCCGACGACCAGGTCGTTCCCCCCGACTTCTACTCCACTACCAACCACCCGACCGACGTCCGTCACGACGGCGAGTGGGTCACCGTCGAGCGCATCGAGATGGACTGTGCGGTGGTAGTGGAGGAGAACGAGTCGCGGAGCGACTCGACGGCGAGCGGGGAGCGAAGCGAGCCGCGAGCGGCGGACGACAGTTCGGACGGCGTTCGGGCGTACACCAAGGTCCTGAACGCCATCGAGGAGGGGGACCTGGTGGTGACCGGTGAGACCGGCATCAGGGTCCGGCCGCCCGAACGACCGCGGGGCAGGGAGGGCGCGTTCGGCTTCATGCAGGGCGGGGTCTCCTCCGAGCGCCCCTCGAAGTCCACCATCTCGAAGGTCGCCGACGCCATCGCCGAGACCAAGCGCGAGGGCGGCTCCGTGCTCGCGGTCTGTGGTCCCGCGCTGATCCACTCCGGAGCGCGAGAAGCGCTCGCGCGGCTGGTCCGCGAGGGCTACGTCGACATGCTCTCGGCGGGCAACGGCTTCGCGGTCCACGACCTCGAACGCGACGTCTACGGCACCTCGCTCGGGATGGACACCGAAACCTTGGACCACCCCCGGAAGGGCCACAAACACCACATCTACACCATCAGCCAGGTCATCCGCGCGGGTTCGATCCGCGACGCGGTCGAACAGGGGCTGGTCGAGTCGGGCGTGATGTACGAGTGCGTGACCAACGACCGGCCGTTCGTGCTCGCGGGCTCGATCCGCGACGACGGCCCGCTCCCCGACACCATGACCGACGCGGTCGAAGCCCAGAACGCGATCCGCGAGCAGGCCCACGAGGCCGACATGGTACTCATGCTCTCGACCCTGCTCCACTCCGTCGCGGTCGGCAACTGCCTGCCCTCCTCGACCCGCGTGATCTGCGTCGACATCAACCCCGCCACCGTCACACAGCTCCTCGACCGCGGCTCCGCCCAGGCGGTCGGGATGGTCACCGACGTGGGGACGTTCGTGCCGATCCTCGCCGAACAGTTGCTCGACGAGTAA
- a CDS encoding SOS response-associated peptidase, translating into MCGRYTLFTPPDDLEDRFGARFERSPEPRYNAAPGQHLPVITNDAPEAIQELRWGLVPSWADDESIGNRLINARAETIDEKRSFRGAYESRRCLVLADGFYEWTETDDGKQPYRVRLEDEAPFAMAGLYERWQPPQKQTGLAEFGGDDEPNRETDTVETFTIITTEPNEVVSDLHHRMAVVLDPADEGHWLAEGGTDVLHPYEGAMEAYPVSTAVNNPANDTPALVDPTPA; encoded by the coding sequence ATGTGCGGACGCTACACCCTCTTCACGCCGCCAGACGACCTCGAAGACCGCTTCGGCGCGCGATTCGAGCGCTCGCCCGAACCCCGGTACAACGCCGCACCCGGCCAGCACCTTCCGGTGATCACGAACGACGCGCCCGAGGCCATCCAGGAGCTCCGCTGGGGGCTCGTGCCGAGCTGGGCCGACGACGAGTCGATCGGGAATCGCCTCATCAACGCCCGCGCCGAGACCATCGACGAGAAACGGAGCTTCCGTGGTGCCTACGAGTCGCGGCGGTGTCTCGTGCTCGCCGACGGCTTCTACGAGTGGACCGAGACCGACGACGGCAAACAGCCCTACCGCGTGCGGCTCGAAGACGAGGCCCCGTTCGCGATGGCCGGCCTCTACGAGCGCTGGCAGCCACCACAGAAACAGACCGGGCTCGCGGAGTTCGGCGGTGACGACGAGCCGAACCGCGAGACCGACACCGTCGAGACGTTCACGATCATCACCACCGAGCCGAACGAAGTCGTGAGCGACCTCCACCACCGGATGGCGGTCGTGCTCGATCCAGCGGACGAAGGGCACTGGCTCGCCGAAGGCGGCACCGACGTGCTCCACCCCTACGAGGGCGCGATGGAGGCCTACCCCGTCTCGACGGCGGTCAACAACCCGGCGAACGACACGCCCGCCCTCGTCGACCCCACACCGGCGTAG
- a CDS encoding fumarylacetoacetate hydrolase family protein, with product MRLARARTTDGVVAGEYDDGTVMANDTSYPLDAADVELLAPCEPSAFFCVGRNFAATIDQMGYDKPDRPDFFIKPPVSRHPPERPIEYPEFTDELTYAGELAAVIDEPCTNLAPEDVPDAVRGYTVLNDLDALDQDGRTARKAFDGSAPLGPWIETDVDPSGIEMETVIDDEVRQEATTEQMLFSPNEVVSFLSERFTFAPGDVIAFGSPANPGLIEPGDEIAITYEGVGTLRNTVAE from the coding sequence ATGCGACTCGCACGCGCTCGGACGACCGACGGGGTCGTCGCCGGCGAATACGACGACGGCACAGTGATGGCGAACGACACGAGCTATCCGCTCGACGCGGCCGACGTCGAACTCCTCGCACCCTGTGAGCCGTCCGCCTTCTTCTGCGTGGGCCGGAACTTCGCGGCCACGATCGACCAGATGGGCTACGACAAACCCGACCGGCCGGACTTCTTCATCAAGCCGCCCGTCTCGCGCCACCCGCCGGAACGTCCGATCGAGTACCCCGAATTTACGGACGAACTCACCTACGCGGGCGAACTCGCCGCCGTCATCGACGAGCCGTGTACCAACCTCGCGCCCGAAGACGTTCCGGATGCAGTGCGCGGCTACACGGTCCTCAACGACCTCGACGCGCTCGACCAAGACGGCCGCACCGCGCGAAAGGCCTTCGACGGCTCCGCGCCGCTCGGCCCGTGGATCGAGACCGACGTCGATCCGTCGGGGATCGAGATGGAGACCGTGATCGACGACGAGGTGCGCCAGGAAGCCACGACGGAGCAGATGCTGTTCTCCCCCAACGAAGTTGTTTCGTTCCTCTCGGAACGGTTCACGTTCGCACCGGGCGACGTGATAGCCTTCGGCAGCCCGGCGAACCCCGGCCTCATCGAGCCCGGCGACGAGATCGCGATCACCTACGAGGGCGTCGGCACCCTCAGAAACACCGTCGCCGAGTGA
- a CDS encoding alkaline phosphatase family protein: protein MTDAGRAVVLDVIGLEREHVDAGLAPNIAELVPEPARADLGMPFPAVTLPAQSTLATGQSPAAHGDVANGEYDRETDSVALWERDRENRNRLWETASEAGLTTGVFCFQHLIGTSADVALTPSPIEDEENTILEMNCWTNPDEFYDELEADYGHFPLHTYWGPGANETSSEWILNAARESVERYDPDLLWVYVPHLDYAGLAHGPSSDELAEAIGVVDELVGEFLDSLRGDDRWDETAVHVASEYGFHDVDTPVYPNRALREAGLLQVRDDGEGGEEVDLESSTAFAMVDHQVTHVYADEGAVEAAREALSGLEGVEHVLGESGKEEWGVAHPNAGDLVLVAEPSAWFQYYWWRDDADAPFYARDMDIHAKPGFDPCELFFGDEGLVSLDATKVGGSHGRGDVDGFYGVGGPAADASIPDTVDARAVAPTLADRLGVDVDTDFEHDPL, encoded by the coding sequence ATGACCGACGCGGGCCGGGCGGTGGTACTCGACGTGATCGGGCTCGAACGCGAGCACGTCGACGCGGGCCTCGCGCCGAACATCGCCGAACTGGTCCCCGAACCCGCCCGCGCCGACCTCGGGATGCCCTTCCCGGCGGTCACGCTTCCCGCTCAATCGACGCTCGCCACCGGCCAGTCGCCCGCGGCTCACGGGGACGTCGCGAACGGCGAGTACGACCGGGAGACCGATTCGGTGGCGCTCTGGGAGCGCGACCGCGAGAACAGGAATCGACTCTGGGAGACCGCGAGCGAGGCGGGGCTCACCACGGGCGTGTTCTGTTTCCAGCATCTCATCGGGACGAGCGCGGACGTCGCGCTCACGCCGTCGCCGATCGAGGACGAGGAGAACACCATCCTCGAGATGAACTGCTGGACGAACCCCGACGAGTTCTACGACGAACTCGAAGCCGACTACGGCCACTTCCCGCTCCACACCTACTGGGGTCCGGGCGCGAACGAGACCTCCTCCGAGTGGATCCTGAACGCCGCCCGCGAATCCGTCGAGCGCTACGACCCCGACCTGCTCTGGGTCTACGTCCCCCATCTCGACTACGCCGGGCTCGCCCACGGCCCGAGCAGCGACGAACTGGCGGAAGCCATCGGCGTGGTCGACGAACTGGTCGGGGAGTTCCTCGACTCGCTCCGCGGCGACGACCGCTGGGACGAGACCGCGGTCCACGTCGCGAGCGAGTACGGCTTCCACGACGTCGACACGCCGGTGTACCCGAACCGCGCGCTTCGTGAGGCGGGACTTCTGCAGGTACGGGACGACGGCGAGGGCGGCGAGGAGGTCGACCTCGAAAGCTCGACCGCGTTCGCGATGGTCGACCACCAGGTCACGCACGTCTACGCCGACGAGGGTGCGGTCGAGGCGGCGCGCGAGGCGCTCTCGGGGCTGGAGGGCGTCGAGCACGTGCTCGGCGAGAGCGGGAAGGAGGAGTGGGGTGTCGCCCACCCCAACGCTGGCGACCTCGTGCTCGTCGCCGAGCCCTCGGCGTGGTTCCAGTACTACTGGTGGCGCGACGATGCGGACGCGCCGTTCTACGCCCGTGACATGGATATCCACGCGAAACCAGGCTTCGACCCGTGCGAACTCTTCTTCGGCGACGAGGGACTGGTCTCGCTCGACGCGACGAAGGTCGGGGGCTCACACGGGCGCGGGGACGTCGACGGATTTTACGGAGTGGGTGGTCCGGCGGCCGACGCGTCGATTCCGGACACCGTCGACGCGCGTGCCGTCGCGCCCACGCTCGCCGACCGCCTCGGGGTCGACGTCGACACGGACTTCGAGCACGACCCGCTCTGA
- a CDS encoding inositol-3-phosphate synthase — translation MTTGVWLVGARGNVATTAMVGARAIANGVTGTEGMVTERPPCDALDLPFVDSLVFGGHDVQSGSVVEQAEALHERNGVPGRAALDAVRDDLAAIDDRIEVGTARNCGTTVERLADEAADEADSLREITNQIRTDYDAFAEAEDLDRVVVVNVASSEPVPHDPTQYDTVDAIEAALDDDDPLPASSLYAYAALSAGYPFVNFTPNAANALPGIRELAERENVPHMGRDGKTGETLMKSALAPMFADRNLRVESWEGHNILGNGDGEVLEDEENKAGKLDSKGGVLDGILDEPFHNRVRIDYTPALADWKTAWDDVRFRGFLDTQMKLQFTWEGSDSALAAPLVLDLARLVAYADREGEGGLQPHLASFFKAPLGVDEHRLAAQFDMLTEYVARHTDARADAEGGA, via the coding sequence GTGACCACCGGCGTCTGGCTCGTCGGCGCACGCGGCAACGTCGCCACGACAGCGATGGTGGGTGCGCGGGCGATCGCAAACGGCGTGACCGGCACCGAAGGAATGGTGACCGAGCGCCCGCCGTGCGACGCGCTCGACCTGCCGTTCGTGGACTCGTTGGTCTTCGGCGGGCACGACGTCCAGTCGGGGAGCGTCGTCGAGCAGGCCGAAGCACTCCACGAGCGAAACGGCGTACCCGGTCGCGCGGCGCTCGACGCGGTTCGCGACGACCTCGCAGCCATCGACGACCGGATCGAGGTCGGGACGGCGCGGAACTGCGGGACGACGGTCGAACGCCTCGCCGACGAGGCCGCGGACGAAGCGGATTCCCTTCGGGAGATCACGAACCAGATCCGAACCGACTACGACGCGTTCGCCGAGGCGGAGGACCTCGACCGGGTCGTGGTGGTGAACGTCGCCTCCTCGGAGCCCGTTCCGCACGACCCCACACAGTACGACACCGTCGACGCCATCGAGGCCGCACTCGACGACGACGACCCGCTGCCCGCGAGCTCGCTCTACGCTTACGCCGCGCTGAGTGCGGGCTACCCGTTCGTGAACTTCACCCCGAACGCCGCGAACGCGCTCCCCGGGATCCGGGAACTCGCCGAACGCGAGAACGTCCCGCACATGGGGCGCGACGGAAAGACCGGCGAAACCCTCATGAAGTCCGCGCTCGCGCCGATGTTCGCCGACCGCAACCTCCGGGTGGAGTCCTGGGAGGGCCACAATATTTTGGGGAATGGCGACGGCGAGGTCCTCGAAGACGAGGAGAACAAGGCCGGAAAGCTCGACAGCAAGGGCGGCGTGCTCGACGGGATCCTCGACGAGCCGTTCCACAACCGCGTCCGGATCGACTACACGCCCGCGCTCGCCGACTGGAAGACCGCCTGGGACGACGTCCGATTCCGTGGTTTTCTGGATACGCAGATGAAACTCCAGTTCACCTGGGAGGGCTCGGATTCGGCGCTCGCCGCGCCGCTCGTGCTCGACCTCGCGCGGCTGGTGGCCTACGCCGACAGGGAGGGTGAGGGCGGGCTCCAGCCCCACCTCGCCTCGTTCTTCAAGGCCCCGCTCGGCGTCGACGAACACCGCCTGGCCGCACAGTTCGACATGCTCACCGAGTACGTGGCACGACACACCGACGCCAGGGCGGACGCGGAGGGCGGAGCATGA
- a CDS encoding glycosyltransferase — protein MPSSSRHAADPPRLSVVVPVYNDPGGIRTTLESLVAQTYPTARYEVVVVDNGSDDTTPAVVREYCERYPELVTLLIEDEIQSSYAARNRGIEHVRGSLVSFIDADMTVEPTWAESVVASAEANDWDYMGCDIETYVVGDDSLTATYDRALGFTVQRYLEEAHFTVTACLTVRRSVFEHVGGFDSRLISGGDGEFGQRVHDAGLTQYFEPDITVYHPARTTLGAWLRKQFRVGRGSIQRRRYHPERSGSSHPLDPRKFLPLRPREFYGRLSNAMTPTARETVGLYGVGYLSKLARAAGGFYEQYLHE, from the coding sequence ATGCCTTCCTCATCCCGACACGCGGCGGATCCGCCACGGCTCTCCGTCGTCGTGCCGGTCTACAACGACCCGGGCGGGATCCGAACGACGCTCGAATCACTGGTCGCACAGACCTACCCGACCGCCCGCTACGAGGTCGTCGTCGTGGACAACGGCTCCGACGACACGACACCGGCGGTCGTCCGGGAGTACTGCGAGCGGTACCCGGAGCTCGTCACCCTGCTGATCGAGGACGAGATCCAGAGCTCCTACGCCGCCCGGAACAGAGGTATCGAGCACGTTCGTGGATCCCTCGTCTCGTTCATCGATGCGGATATGACCGTCGAGCCGACCTGGGCCGAGTCGGTCGTCGCGTCGGCCGAGGCCAACGACTGGGATTACATGGGCTGTGACATCGAGACGTACGTCGTGGGCGACGACTCGCTGACGGCGACCTACGACCGCGCCCTGGGGTTCACGGTCCAACGATACCTCGAAGAGGCGCACTTCACGGTCACCGCCTGCCTGACGGTCAGACGGTCCGTCTTCGAGCACGTCGGGGGATTCGACTCACGCCTGATCTCCGGCGGCGATGGGGAGTTCGGTCAGCGTGTTCACGACGCGGGGCTCACACAGTACTTCGAGCCGGATATCACCGTCTACCATCCGGCACGGACGACGCTCGGGGCGTGGCTTCGAAAGCAGTTCCGGGTCGGCCGCGGGTCGATCCAGCGACGGCGCTATCACCCCGAACGGTCCGGGAGCTCACACCCGCTCGACCCGCGGAAGTTCCTCCCGCTCCGGCCACGGGAGTTCTACGGCCGACTGAGCAACGCGATGACACCGACCGCTCGCGAGACGGTGGGGCTCTACGGAGTCGGTTATCTCAGCAAACTCGCCCGTGCCGCCGGTGGGTTCTACGAGCAGTATCTCCATGAGTAA
- a CDS encoding glycosyltransferase → MKIGVMANEFPKTSKTFILNQITGMIDRGHDVPIFVPTISDEAVHHPEVSDYNIFNRLVRTGSPKSPLASLIGAVRNSADLLQSGPADARRTLVDIAVSDGIRNAGRFSYQARPILDSDLDVLHAHFGHIGRQAAKLDQAGACDAFVTMFHGWGIREGEKHGGDIYNELFEQCDCLLANTEYTRQKLIEFGADPSQVRVHHVGINPSLFRTNDNVNDQNETNTITITTVARLEKVKGIEYGILAIKDLLQRLPDTDIEYRVVGGGSSEEDLRELIQANDLCDTVTLCGNKSRSGVVDELSSSDVFLLPSLQEGFGMVLLEAQASQLPIVASDVGGIREAVSPGESAFLVPARNPFAIADRLEQLILDPKQRSDMANTGLSYVRKNFDISDLNDDLEHLYLDLLQ, encoded by the coding sequence ATGAAGATCGGTGTAATGGCGAACGAATTTCCAAAGACGTCTAAGACGTTCATTCTAAATCAGATCACTGGTATGATCGACCGTGGTCATGACGTCCCTATATTTGTTCCCACTATCTCCGACGAAGCCGTCCATCATCCCGAGGTAAGTGATTATAACATATTTAACCGCTTAGTTCGAACTGGTTCTCCGAAATCCCCACTCGCATCGCTTATCGGGGCAGTCCGCAACTCCGCCGACCTCCTGCAGTCCGGGCCCGCAGACGCTCGACGGACGCTTGTAGATATCGCAGTTAGTGACGGGATACGAAACGCAGGGCGATTTAGCTATCAGGCACGTCCAATACTTGATTCGGATCTGGATGTACTACACGCTCACTTTGGGCACATCGGCCGTCAGGCTGCCAAACTCGACCAAGCCGGTGCGTGTGATGCGTTTGTCACGATGTTTCATGGGTGGGGCATACGCGAGGGGGAGAAGCACGGAGGTGATATCTATAACGAATTATTCGAGCAGTGTGACTGCCTTTTAGCGAATACGGAATACACACGTCAGAAACTGATAGAGTTTGGTGCTGATCCGTCTCAGGTTCGCGTTCATCACGTCGGCATTAACCCTTCCTTGTTTAGGACGAATGACAACGTGAATGACCAGAATGAGACGAATACGATAACAATAACTACAGTTGCCCGCCTTGAGAAGGTAAAAGGCATCGAATACGGCATTCTCGCCATCAAAGATCTCTTGCAACGTTTGCCCGACACGGATATCGAGTACCGAGTCGTTGGTGGGGGGTCATCTGAGGAAGACCTTAGAGAATTGATACAGGCAAACGATCTATGTGACACTGTAACTCTCTGCGGAAACAAAAGCAGGTCGGGCGTCGTCGATGAACTATCATCTTCGGATGTCTTTCTGCTTCCAAGCTTGCAGGAGGGGTTCGGGATGGTACTATTGGAAGCCCAGGCGAGTCAACTACCGATCGTGGCATCGGACGTTGGTGGCATTCGGGAGGCTGTATCCCCTGGTGAGTCGGCGTTCCTTGTTCCTGCACGGAATCCGTTCGCAATAGCTGATCGGCTTGAACAACTCATTTTGGATCCGAAACAGCGTTCTGACATGGCTAATACGGGGCTTTCGTACGTTCGCAAAAACTTCGACATATCTGACCTGAATGACGATCTAGAGCATCTCTATCTTGACCTGCTTCAGTAG
- a CDS encoding potassium channel family protein: MNTWQRRALYSAVSLGLLILGYAVVYDYGMATFEGEPTTFLHSLQVVVETFTTTGFGSDAGWTSPAMNVIVIVMDLTGVALIFLALPAIVFPLLEETFSTSAPTHADLDGHVVVCEYTPRGETLIEELERREIPYVVVEPDRDRADDLHEDGVSVVYGNPESEATLERVNLDAARALVADSTDESNASIALAASESGTRVIAFVEDTDVADYLTYAGADDVFSPRRLVGESLADKVTTAVSPELRDAIEISDEFEVAELTIQPGSDLAGVTIAESRITENTGAHVIGAWLRGAFVSPPGPDTRLDEHSLLLVAGREEQLEALKRMTTAETRPYRRGNVVIAGRGEVGSTVDAAIAADGLASVVVDLADKPGVDIVGDATEEAVLKTAGLDDALAVVLALPDDTQTVFAALVIRELYPDIEILARAKETESVGKLYRAGADYVLALATVSGRMLASTILDEDVMDFDSQIEVLQTTCPNLAGRTLAEADVRARTGCTVVAVERDGEMLTDIGPDFELRTGDEVVVVGTDEDVNGFTALAE, from the coding sequence ATGAACACTTGGCAGCGTCGGGCGCTCTATTCGGCGGTCTCGCTCGGACTCCTGATCCTGGGCTACGCGGTGGTCTACGACTACGGGATGGCGACGTTCGAGGGCGAACCGACGACGTTTCTCCACTCCCTGCAGGTGGTCGTGGAGACGTTCACTACGACGGGCTTCGGCTCCGATGCGGGCTGGACCAGCCCCGCGATGAACGTCATCGTGATCGTGATGGACCTCACGGGGGTCGCACTGATCTTCCTCGCGCTCCCGGCGATCGTCTTCCCGCTGCTCGAAGAGACCTTCTCGACCAGCGCGCCGACCCACGCCGACCTCGACGGCCACGTCGTCGTCTGTGAGTACACCCCACGCGGCGAGACCCTGATCGAGGAGCTCGAAAGGCGGGAGATCCCCTACGTCGTGGTCGAACCCGACCGCGACCGGGCCGACGACCTCCACGAGGACGGGGTGAGCGTCGTCTACGGCAACCCCGAATCGGAAGCGACCCTGGAACGGGTGAATCTGGATGCCGCGCGGGCGCTGGTCGCCGATTCGACCGACGAGTCGAACGCCTCGATCGCGCTCGCGGCGAGCGAGAGCGGGACCCGCGTCATCGCGTTCGTCGAGGACACCGACGTCGCCGACTATCTCACCTACGCCGGCGCGGACGACGTGTTCTCGCCGCGGCGGCTCGTCGGCGAGAGCCTCGCGGACAAGGTCACGACGGCGGTCTCGCCGGAGCTCCGCGACGCGATCGAGATCAGCGACGAGTTCGAGGTGGCCGAGCTCACGATCCAGCCGGGGAGCGACCTCGCGGGCGTCACGATCGCCGAGAGCCGGATCACCGAGAACACCGGCGCGCACGTCATCGGGGCGTGGCTCCGCGGCGCGTTCGTCAGCCCGCCGGGCCCCGACACCCGTCTCGACGAACACTCCCTGTTGCTCGTGGCCGGCCGGGAGGAACAGCTCGAAGCCCTCAAACGGATGACGACGGCCGAAACCAGACCCTATCGACGTGGGAACGTCGTCATCGCGGGACGCGGCGAGGTCGGGTCGACGGTCGACGCGGCGATCGCGGCCGACGGGCTGGCGTCGGTCGTGGTCGACCTCGCCGACAAACCCGGCGTGGACATCGTGGGCGACGCCACCGAGGAGGCCGTGCTGAAGACCGCCGGCCTCGACGACGCGCTCGCGGTGGTGCTCGCGCTCCCCGACGACACCCAAACCGTGTTCGCGGCGCTCGTCATCCGGGAGCTCTACCCCGACATCGAGATCCTGGCGCGGGCGAAGGAGACCGAGAGCGTCGGGAAACTCTACCGCGCCGGCGCGGACTACGTGCTCGCGCTCGCCACCGTGAGCGGCCGGATGTTGGCCTCGACGATCCTCGACGAGGACGTCATGGACTTCGACAGCCAGATCGAGGTGCTTCAAACTACCTGTCCGAACCTCGCGGGTCGGACCCTCGCCGAGGCCGACGTCCGTGCCCGAACCGGCTGTACCGTCGTCGCGGTCGAGCGCGACGGCGAGATGCTCACCGACATCGGCCCCGACTTCGAACTCCGAACGGGCGACGAGGTGGTCGTGGTCGGGACCGACGAGGACGTCAACGGCTTCACCGCGTTGGCGGAGTAA
- a CDS encoding DUF4349 domain-containing protein, producing the protein MPSHIRTVAVVVMLCMVVLAGCSGSGGAGGNQASGASGGGGNASAGMGGGGASAGGGGAGEAQRAQQVPQAIIKTGRVQLGVENFSVAQRNLTRATREAGGYVSASSESTYTESGENVTRGELVLRVPSRNFTGLFSQVKSLGTVQNADSNTTDVSGKLVDLRARLNNSRAQRDRLRALYDNASDTEATLAVQKRLSTVQSRIERLEGRLSSLNDRVAYSTITVTYAESSPSAPPEQWYDVGVVSALVSSMEGVVTAIRALVVGFAYAAPYLLVFGVPLALVGYLVLRRRNAL; encoded by the coding sequence GTGCCCTCCCATATTCGCACGGTAGCGGTGGTCGTGATGCTCTGTATGGTCGTTCTCGCGGGCTGTAGCGGGTCGGGAGGCGCTGGCGGAAACCAGGCGAGCGGTGCGAGCGGTGGGGGCGGGAACGCGAGCGCCGGGATGGGTGGCGGGGGTGCCAGCGCCGGTGGCGGTGGAGCGGGCGAGGCCCAGCGGGCACAGCAGGTCCCACAGGCCATCATCAAGACCGGCCGCGTCCAGCTCGGGGTCGAGAACTTCAGCGTGGCCCAGCGAAACCTGACGCGGGCGACCCGAGAGGCGGGCGGCTACGTCAGCGCGTCGAGCGAAAGCACCTACACCGAGTCCGGCGAGAACGTCACCCGCGGCGAACTCGTCCTCCGAGTTCCCAGTCGAAACTTCACGGGACTGTTCTCGCAGGTCAAGAGCCTCGGAACGGTGCAGAACGCCGACAGCAACACCACCGACGTCTCCGGAAAGCTGGTCGACCTCCGGGCCCGGCTCAACAACTCGCGCGCCCAGCGCGACCGCCTCCGCGCGCTCTACGACAACGCCAGCGACACCGAGGCGACCCTCGCGGTCCAAAAGCGGCTCTCGACCGTGCAGTCGCGGATCGAACGCCTCGAAGGCCGGCTGTCGTCGCTCAACGACCGGGTCGCCTACTCGACCATCACGGTGACGTACGCCGAATCCAGCCCGAGCGCGCCGCCCGAGCAGTGGTACGACGTCGGGGTGGTCAGCGCGCTGGTCTCGTCGATGGAGGGTGTGGTCACCGCGATTCGGGCGCTCGTCGTCGGATTCGCGTACGCCGCACCGTACCTCCTGGTCTTCGGGGTCCCCCTCGCGCTGGTCGGCTACCTCGTCCTCCGTCGGCGAAACGCACTCTGA
- a CDS encoding macro domain-containing protein, with amino-acid sequence MNFDVVRGDIAAQRADALVNAANTGLAMGSGVAGALRRGAGAGIDDEAVSKGPVDLGGVAVTDAYDLDAEWVIHAAAMPRGGSATAESIRDATANSLERADELGCTSLVLPALGCGIAGFDLREGARIIGEVIAEYEPASLTDVRLIGYDGDEVATIREATREN; translated from the coding sequence ATGAACTTCGACGTCGTTCGGGGTGACATCGCCGCCCAGCGGGCCGACGCGCTCGTCAACGCCGCCAACACGGGGCTGGCGATGGGGTCGGGCGTGGCGGGCGCGCTCCGGCGCGGGGCCGGTGCGGGCATCGACGACGAGGCGGTCTCGAAGGGACCGGTCGACCTCGGCGGGGTGGCGGTCACCGACGCATACGACCTCGACGCCGAGTGGGTGATCCACGCCGCCGCGATGCCCCGGGGCGGGAGCGCGACCGCCGAGAGCATCCGCGACGCCACCGCAAACAGCCTCGAACGCGCCGACGAACTCGGGTGTACCTCGCTCGTCCTCCCGGCGCTCGGGTGCGGGATCGCGGGTTTCGACCTCCGCGAGGGGGCACGGATCATCGGCGAGGTCATCGCCGAGTACGAACCCGCGTCGCTCACCGACGTCCGGCTGATCGGCTACGACGGGGACGAGGTCGCGACCATTCGCGAGGCCACACGCGAGAACTGA